Genomic window (Rathayibacter sp. VKM Ac-2760):
ACCAGGTGCGAGGACATCTCCAGCTCGCGAGCGGCGATCCGGGTGGTCCCCTCGAGCGACGGGAACTCGACCTCTCGCACCTCGTCCGCCCAGAGCAGCGTCTGCAGCATCAGCAGCTTGCCGCGCACCCGCAGCGCCGCGAGCCGCGTCTTCTGCCGCAGCGCGAACTCGACGATCGCGGTGCGGTCCGTCTCCTCGAGCGTGCGGCGCAGCAGCACGTAGGCCTTGGGCGAGGACGAGTCCGGCTCGAGGATGTACGCGCGGTCGAACATGATCGGATCGACCTGCTCGCTCGGCACGAACTGCACCACGTCGATCTCGCGGTCGCGCTCCTCAGGCAGTGCCTTCAGCTCGTCCTTGGTCAGCACGACCGTGCGCTCGCCGTCGTCGTAGGCCTTGTCGATGTGGTCGAAGGTGACCACCTCGCCGCAGATCTCGCACTTGCGGGCGTAGCGGATCCGGCCGCCGTCCTTGTCGTGCACCTGGTGCAGGGGGACGTCGTGGTCCTCGGTCGCGCTGTAGATCTTCACCGGCACGTTGACCAGGCCGAAGGTGATCGCGCCCTTCCAGATGGCTCGCATGGCCCCAGTGAACACCGTGCGCCACGGCGGCGGGAAGCCCTGCCCCTCCCGCGAGATGCCACTTGTGACCGGTTTCCTCGGCGTGTCGCGCTCACAAGTGGCATCTCGCGGCGGCGGACCGAGGGCACGCACTCGACGTCCTCCCGGGGGGCGGGTGTCGAATGGGTCTCGATGACTGACGAGAACCGGCCCGCCGACAGGCTCCGCGCCGCCCTGACCGCCCCCGACGCGTCGTCCCGGCTGCAGGCGGCGATGACCGCAGGCACCCGCCCGGCCGATCCGTACGCGACGGTGCTGGTGGCCCGCTGCGCCGTGGAGCCGGACTTCGGCGTCCGCGAGATGCTCACCTGGGCGCTCACCCGGCACGACCCGGCGATCACCGTCGACCTGCTGCTGCCCGAGCTCCGGTCCGAGACGCCGCAGGCTCGGAGCCAGGCGCTGCACACGCTGTCGAAGGTCGGCGACCCGCGCGCCTGGCCCGCGATCACCCCCGCACTCCTGCACGACGAGCACCCGGCCGTCGCGCACGCGGCCTGGCGCACCGCCGCCCGCCTCGCTCCCGCGCCCGAGCGGCCCGCGCTCGCCCGGCAGCTCGCCGAGCACCTCGGCGAGGGGGACCGCCCGGACCAGCGCGCCCTCACCCGCGCGCTGCTGATGCTCGGCGACGACGCGGCCCCCGTCCTCGAGTCCGCGGCGCGATCGGAGGAGGACCCCCGCCGCTTCCACGCCCTCGCGACGCTCCGCCTCCTCGCCGACCCGGACGAGGACGTCGAGGAGGCCTTCGCCCGCGCCCGCCGCCCCTGAGTCCAGCACGCAGTGAGGCGTCCCGCCCCCGTCGAGGCGTCCGGCAGGAGCGGGACGCGTCGACGGGAGCGGGACGCCTCAGGTGGAGCGACGGCTAGACGCCGGCGAGCAGGCCGCGGTCGGCGAGGTACTCGCGGACCAGTCGCTCAGCGCTCGCCCGGTCGGTGATGCCGAACCGGTCGATGATCTGCTGGACGTACGGCCGCGCGATCGCCTCGGTGATGCCGAGCTCGGCCGCGATCTCGCGCGGCGAGAGGCCGGCGGCGATCAGCTCGAGCACCTGCTCCTTGGTGGGGAGCACGAACGGCGGGGTGGTGGGCTCCGGCTCCGGCGTGGTCGGGTCCTTCTCCGCGTCGATCGCCGAGGTGTCCTCCGCGAACGAGGCGGTCACGAACGCGATCGCCTTCGAGGTGATGCCGAGGGCCTCCTGGTTGATGTTCGCCAGGTCGTCGCCGGCCGAGTGGTAGTTCGGGTCGTGCGGGATGCCGACGGTGCCGCCGAAGAGCGCGAACTCCTCCTCGGTCTTGATGTCGTCCGCTCCGGTGAACAGGCCCGACGCGGGGATGCCGGCCGAGATGAAGCCGTCGTAGTCGCTGCGGCCGTCGAACGCGGTGTCGATCCAGGGCTGGTCGATCGAGTCGAAGTAGTCCGTGAACGCCTTCTCGGTCGCGATGGAGCCCGCGGGCACCTCGACCGGAGCCTCGTAGGTGGACTCGTTCGCGTCGTAGACGGAGACGACGTAGTTCGGCGAGGCGACCATGTCGAAGTTCAGGTAGGTGGCGATCTTGCCGGCGTCCTCCTCCGTCAGCGAGTCGACGTAGGTGTAGGAGCCGACCAGGCCGACCTCCTCGGCGCCCCACCAGGCGAAGCGCACGGCATTGGTGGTCTCGCCGGCCTCGGCGAGCTGCACGGCGGTCTCGAGGAGCGTCGCCGATCCGGAGCCGTTGTCGTTGATGCCGGGGCCCTCGGGCACGCCGTCGAGGTGCGCGCCGAGCATGACCACGTTGTCGTGGTCGCCGCCGGGCGTCTCGGTGATGACGTTGAAGGTGTCGGTGTCGGTCGTGGTCTGCTCGAGCACGAGGGTCGCCGTCGTGGGCAGCGCGGCGATCAGCGACTGGCCCTCCTCGAGGGTGATGCCGACCGAGGGGATGTAGCTGTCGTCGGGCGCGCCGAGCGTGCCGTTGAGCGCCTCTCCCGGGACGTTGTTGTAGATGATGACGGCCGAGGCTCCGGCGGCGCCGGCTGCGGCCGACTTCTCCGAGAAGCTGCAGGTGCCGCGGCTGACCAGGGCGACCTTGCCGGTGGCGTCCAGTCCGGCCCAGGCGTCGGCGTCGCAGCCCAGCGGGTCGACCGGCTGGATCAGCTCGCCGGTGACGCCGCCCTCGGGGGTCGAGGGGGTGAACGACATCGGGATGCCCTCGACCGCGGGGGTCGTGGTCAGCGAGAACTCGTCGATCGTCTGGGTGGTGGTGGTGAAGTCCTGGCGCTCGGTGGTGTAGCCGGCCGCCTTCAGCACCGCCTCCACGTACTGGCCGCTGAGCTCGTAGCCCTCGGTGCCGATCGCGCGGTTGCCGTCGTTGGCGTCGGCGATGGCCTGGAAGGCCTCGAGGTGGTTCATGATGCCGTCGACGGTCACCGAGTCGGCGAAGTCGACGGGCTCGACGGCGTTGGCCGCGGGAGCGAAGGCGAAGCCGGCGACCAGCGCGCCGGCGCCGATCATCGCGGCCGAGCCGAGGAGTGGACGCCGGCGTCGTGCGCCGGAGGTGTCTTCAGTGGGGGTAGCCACAGGTGGTCCCTTTCGTCGAGGGCGGCGACCGTCGGACCGACGGCCTCCGTCGCCCTCGACGTGCTGAGAAGCGGCGGTGCCCTCTGCGAGCGTATTCACAGGTCGGTCGCGAATGACACCCCTTCGCGGCACTTGTCACCCGGCGGAAACACGAACCGCCGTTCGCGACCGGAGTGCTGGTCAGCGCGTCGCGTCGCTCTCGGCCCACTCGCGGAGCATCGCCAGCGTCTCGGCGGGGCGGTCGCGGTGCGGGCTGTGGCCGGCTCCGGCCACCACGGCGTAGCGCACCCGGGGGTTCGCGCGGAGCACCAGGGCGGCGAGGGACGGCGGGAGCATCGTGAAGACCGCGGGGTCGCCTCCGAGCATCAGCACGGGCGCCTGCAGCGCCGGGACGTCGGCGAGAAGATCCCACGGGTCGTTGTCGTCGATCGTCGCCGCGACGGCGGCGGGGTCGGCCGCGTGCGCGGCGCGCAGCTTCTCGGCCCGGTCGCGCTCGTCCCACCCCGGCTCGGCGGCCGCGAGCTCCTCCGGCACGACGGAGAGCGCCGCGAGCTCGCCGACGCGCACCTCCGCCCGCTCCGCCTCCTCGAGGCGGAGGACCGGGTCGAGCAGCACCAGTCGCCGCGCCCAGCCCGTGTCGCGCGCCGCGGCTCGAACGGCGACCGCACCGCCGAGGGAGTGGCCGACCACGAGGTCCCAGGCGCCGGGCCCGCGAAGGGCGAGCACGTCGTCGGCGTAGTCGTCGTGCCGGGAGGAGCCGCCGCGGGGGCCGGCGCCGTGGCCGCGCAGATCCGGGGCGGTCACGCTCCAGCCGGCGGCCATCAGCGCCTCGGCGACCCGCCACCAGGTCGCTGAGGCGCCGCCGAGTCCGTGC
Coding sequences:
- a CDS encoding M28 family peptidase, yielding MATPTEDTSGARRRRPLLGSAAMIGAGALVAGFAFAPAANAVEPVDFADSVTVDGIMNHLEAFQAIADANDGNRAIGTEGYELSGQYVEAVLKAAGYTTERQDFTTTTQTIDEFSLTTTPAVEGIPMSFTPSTPEGGVTGELIQPVDPLGCDADAWAGLDATGKVALVSRGTCSFSEKSAAAGAAGASAVIIYNNVPGEALNGTLGAPDDSYIPSVGITLEEGQSLIAALPTTATLVLEQTTTDTDTFNVITETPGGDHDNVVMLGAHLDGVPEGPGINDNGSGSATLLETAVQLAEAGETTNAVRFAWWGAEEVGLVGSYTYVDSLTEEDAGKIATYLNFDMVASPNYVVSVYDANESTYEAPVEVPAGSIATEKAFTDYFDSIDQPWIDTAFDGRSDYDGFISAGIPASGLFTGADDIKTEEEFALFGGTVGIPHDPNYHSAGDDLANINQEALGITSKAIAFVTASFAEDTSAIDAEKDPTTPEPEPTTPPFVLPTKEQVLELIAAGLSPREIAAELGITEAIARPYVQQIIDRFGITDRASAERLVREYLADRGLLAGV
- a CDS encoding alpha/beta hydrolase — translated: MTTRAPETRTALLLHGLGGASATWWRVAEALMAAGWSVTAPDLRGHGAGPRGGSSRHDDYADDVLALRGPGAWDLVVGHSLGGAVAVRAAARDTGWARRLVLLDPVLRLEEAERAEVRVGELAALSVVPEELAAAEPGWDERDRAEKLRAAHAADPAAVAATIDDNDPWDLLADVPALQAPVLMLGGDPAVFTMLPPSLAALVLRANPRVRYAVVAGAGHSPHRDRPAETLAMLREWAESDATR
- a CDS encoding HEAT repeat domain-containing protein codes for the protein MTDENRPADRLRAALTAPDASSRLQAAMTAGTRPADPYATVLVARCAVEPDFGVREMLTWALTRHDPAITVDLLLPELRSETPQARSQALHTLSKVGDPRAWPAITPALLHDEHPAVAHAAWRTAARLAPAPERPALARQLAEHLGEGDRPDQRALTRALLMLGDDAAPVLESAARSEEDPRRFHALATLRLLADPDEDVEEAFARARRP
- a CDS encoding Ku protein, which codes for MRAIWKGAITFGLVNVPVKIYSATEDHDVPLHQVHDKDGGRIRYARKCEICGEVVTFDHIDKAYDDGERTVVLTKDELKALPEERDREIDVVQFVPSEQVDPIMFDRAYILEPDSSSPKAYVLLRRTLEETDRTAIVEFALRQKTRLAALRVRGKLLMLQTLLWADEVREVEFPSLEGTTRIAARELEMSSHLVDSYSEDFDASKFKDSYQAELRTLIDAKIEQGDALDTSATFGEKPEEEGGGEVLDLMEALKRSVERSRGAKAGASADSEEKAPAKKRAAKKKADEAEDDAPAAEAAPEKAAAKKTTAKTTAKTTAKTTAKKAAPKQAAPKKAPAAKKADQEDDAATEKAAS